The Pan paniscus chromosome 1, NHGRI_mPanPan1-v2.0_pri, whole genome shotgun sequence genome has a segment encoding these proteins:
- the LOC100994880 gene encoding guanylate-binding protein 3 isoform X3: protein MAPEIHMTGPMCLIENTNGELVANPEALKILSAITQPVVVVAIVGLYRTGKSYLMNKLAGKNKGFSLGSTVKSHTKGIWMWCVPHPKKPEHTLVLLDTEGLGDVKKGDNQNDSWIFALAVLLSSTFVYNSMGTINQQAMDQLYYVTELTHRIRSKSSPNENENEDSADFVSFFPDFVWTLRDFSLDLEADGQPLTPDEYLEYSLKLTQGTSEKDKNFNLPRLCIRKFFPKKKCFVFDLPIHRRKLAQLEKLQDEELDPEFVQQVADFCSYIFSNSKTKTLSGGIKVNGPRLESLVLTYIDAISRGDLPCMENAVLALAQIENSAAVQKAIVHYDQQMGQKVQLPAETLQELLDLHRAQLDKKWDDFCKQNQEASSDRCSALLQVIFSPLEEEVKAGIYSKPGGYRLFIQKLQDLEKKYYEEPRKGIQAEEILQTYLKSKESVTNAILQTDQILTEKEKEIEVERVKAESAQASAEMVEEMQIKYQQMMEEKEKSYQEHVKQLTEKMERERAQLLEEQEKTLTSKLQVSKCITLWFVFLFSLCSS from the exons ATGGCTCCAGAGATCCACATGACAGGCCCAATGTGCCTCATTGAGAACACTAACGGGGAACTGGTGGCGAATCCAGAAGCTCTGAAGATCCTGTCTGCCATTACAcagcctgtggtggtggtggcaattGTGGGCCTCTACCGCACAGGAAAATCCTACCTGATGAACAAGCTGGCTGGGAAGAATAAGG GCTTCTCTCTGGGCTCCACAGTGAAATCTCACACCAAAGGAATCTGGATGTGGTGTGTGCCTCACCCCAAGAAGCCAGAACACACCTTAGTCCTGCTTGACACTGAGGGCCTGGGAGATGTAAAGAAG GGTGACAACCAGAATGACTCCTGGATCTTCGCCCTGGCCGTCCTCCTGAGCAGCACCTTCGTGTACAATAGCATGGGAACCATCAACCAGCAGGCTATGGACCAACTGTA CTATGTGACAGAGCTGACACATCGAATCCGATCAAAATCCTCACCTAATGAGAATGAGAATGAGGATTCAGCTGACTTTGTGAGCTTCTTCCCAGACTTTGTGTGGACACTGAGAGATTTCTCCCTGGACTTGGAAGCAGATGGACAACCCCTCACACCAGATGAGTACCTGGAGTATTCCCTGAAGCTAACACAAG GTACcagtgaaaaagataaaaattttaatctgCCCCGACTCTGTATCCGGAAGTTCTTcccaaagaaaaaatgttttgtctTCGATCTGCCCATTCACCGCAGGAAGCTTGCCCAGCTTGAGAAACTACAAGATGAAGAGCTGGACCCTGAATTTGTGCAACAAGTAGCAGACTTCTGTTCCTACATCTTTAGCAATTCCAAAACTAAAACTCTTTCAGGAGGCATCAAGGTCAATGGGCCTC GTCTAGAGAGCCTAGTGCTGACCTATATCGATGCTATCAGCAGAGGGGATCTGCCCTGCATGGAGAACGCAGTCCTGGCCTTGGCCCAGATAGAGAACTCAGCCGCAGTGCAAAAGGCTATTGTCCACTATGACCAGCAGATGGGCCAGAAGGTGCAGCTGCCCGCAGAAACCCTCCAGGAGCTGCTGGACCTGCACAGG GCCCAGCTAGACAAAAAGTGGGATGACTTTTGTAAACAGAATCAAGAAGCATCATCAGATCGTTGCTCAGCTTTACTTCAGGTCATTTTCAGTCCTCTAGAAGAAGAAGTGAAGGCGGGAATTTATTCGAAACCAGGGGGCTATCGTCTCTTTATTCAGAAGCTACAAGACCTGGAGAAAAAGTACTATGAGGAACCAAGGAAGGGGATACAG GCTGAAGAGATTCTGCAGACATACTTGAAATCCAAGGAGTCTGTGACCAATGCAATTCTACAGACAGACCAGATtctcacagaaaaggaaaaggagattgAAG TGGAACGTGTAAAAGCTGAATCTGCACAGGCTTCAGCAGAAATGGTggaggaaatgcaaataaagtatCAGCAGATgatggaagagaaagagaagagttaTCAAGAACATGTGAAACAATTGACTGAGaagatggagagggagagggcccAGTTGCTGGAAGAGCAAGAGAAGACCCTCACTAGTAAACTTCAGGTATCCAAATGCATCACCTTGTGGTtcgtttttctgttttctctctgttcttcctgA
- the LOC100994880 gene encoding guanylate-binding protein 3 isoform X2 encodes MAPEIHMTGPMCLIENTNGELVANPEALKILSAITQPVVVVAIVGLYRTGKSYLMNKLAGKNKGFSLGSTVKSHTKGIWMWCVPHPKKPEHTLVLLDTEGLGDVKKGDNQNDSWIFALAVLLSSTFVYNSMGTINQQAMDQLYYVTELTHRIRSKSSPNENENEDSADFVSFFPDFVWTLRDFSLDLEADGQPLTPDEYLEYSLKLTQGTSEKDKNFNLPRLCIRKFFPKKKCFVFDLPIHRRKLAQLEKLQDEELDPEFVQQVADFCSYIFSNSKTKTLSGGIKVNGPRLESLVLTYIDAISRGDLPCMENAVLALAQIENSAAVQKAIVHYDQQMGQKVQLPAETLQELLDLHRAQLDKKWDDFCKQNQEASSDRCSALLQVIFSPLEEEVKAGIYSKPGGYRLFIQKLQDLEKKYYEEPRKGIQAEEILQTYLKSKESVTNAILQTDQILTEKEKEIEVERVKAESAQASAEMVEEMQIKYQQMMEEKEKSYQEHVKQLTEKMERERAQLLEEQEKTLTSKLQEQARVLKERCQGESTQLQNEIQKLQKTLKKKTKRYMSHKLKI; translated from the exons ATGGCTCCAGAGATCCACATGACAGGCCCAATGTGCCTCATTGAGAACACTAACGGGGAACTGGTGGCGAATCCAGAAGCTCTGAAGATCCTGTCTGCCATTACAcagcctgtggtggtggtggcaattGTGGGCCTCTACCGCACAGGAAAATCCTACCTGATGAACAAGCTGGCTGGGAAGAATAAGG GCTTCTCTCTGGGCTCCACAGTGAAATCTCACACCAAAGGAATCTGGATGTGGTGTGTGCCTCACCCCAAGAAGCCAGAACACACCTTAGTCCTGCTTGACACTGAGGGCCTGGGAGATGTAAAGAAG GGTGACAACCAGAATGACTCCTGGATCTTCGCCCTGGCCGTCCTCCTGAGCAGCACCTTCGTGTACAATAGCATGGGAACCATCAACCAGCAGGCTATGGACCAACTGTA CTATGTGACAGAGCTGACACATCGAATCCGATCAAAATCCTCACCTAATGAGAATGAGAATGAGGATTCAGCTGACTTTGTGAGCTTCTTCCCAGACTTTGTGTGGACACTGAGAGATTTCTCCCTGGACTTGGAAGCAGATGGACAACCCCTCACACCAGATGAGTACCTGGAGTATTCCCTGAAGCTAACACAAG GTACcagtgaaaaagataaaaattttaatctgCCCCGACTCTGTATCCGGAAGTTCTTcccaaagaaaaaatgttttgtctTCGATCTGCCCATTCACCGCAGGAAGCTTGCCCAGCTTGAGAAACTACAAGATGAAGAGCTGGACCCTGAATTTGTGCAACAAGTAGCAGACTTCTGTTCCTACATCTTTAGCAATTCCAAAACTAAAACTCTTTCAGGAGGCATCAAGGTCAATGGGCCTC GTCTAGAGAGCCTAGTGCTGACCTATATCGATGCTATCAGCAGAGGGGATCTGCCCTGCATGGAGAACGCAGTCCTGGCCTTGGCCCAGATAGAGAACTCAGCCGCAGTGCAAAAGGCTATTGTCCACTATGACCAGCAGATGGGCCAGAAGGTGCAGCTGCCCGCAGAAACCCTCCAGGAGCTGCTGGACCTGCACAGG GCCCAGCTAGACAAAAAGTGGGATGACTTTTGTAAACAGAATCAAGAAGCATCATCAGATCGTTGCTCAGCTTTACTTCAGGTCATTTTCAGTCCTCTAGAAGAAGAAGTGAAGGCGGGAATTTATTCGAAACCAGGGGGCTATCGTCTCTTTATTCAGAAGCTACAAGACCTGGAGAAAAAGTACTATGAGGAACCAAGGAAGGGGATACAG GCTGAAGAGATTCTGCAGACATACTTGAAATCCAAGGAGTCTGTGACCAATGCAATTCTACAGACAGACCAGATtctcacagaaaaggaaaaggagattgAAG TGGAACGTGTAAAAGCTGAATCTGCACAGGCTTCAGCAGAAATGGTggaggaaatgcaaataaagtatCAGCAGATgatggaagagaaagagaagagttaTCAAGAACATGTGAAACAATTGACTGAGaagatggagagggagagggcccAGTTGCTGGAAGAGCAAGAGAAGACCCTCACTAGTAAACTTCAG GAACAGGCCCGAGTACTAAAGGAGAGATGCCAAGGTGAAAGTACCCAACTTCAAAATGAGATACAAAAGCTACAgaagaccctgaaaaaaaaaaccaagagatATATGTCGCATAAGCTAAAGATCTAA
- the LOC100994880 gene encoding guanylate-binding protein 3 isoform X1: protein MAPEIHMTGPMCLIENTNGELVANPEALKILSAITQPVVVVAIVGLYRTGKSYLMNKLAGKNKGFSLGSTVKSHTKGIWMWCVPHPKKPEHTLVLLDTEGLGDVKKGDNQNDSWIFALAVLLSSTFVYNSMGTINQQAMDQLYYVTELTHRIRSKSSPNENENEDSADFVSFFPDFVWTLRDFSLDLEADGQPLTPDEYLEYSLKLTQGTSEKDKNFNLPRLCIRKFFPKKKCFVFDLPIHRRKLAQLEKLQDEELDPEFVQQVADFCSYIFSNSKTKTLSGGIKVNGPRLESLVLTYIDAISRGDLPCMENAVLALAQIENSAAVQKAIVHYDQQMGQKVQLPAETLQELLDLHRVSEREATEVFMKNSFKDVDHLFQKKLAAQLDKKWDDFCKQNQEASSDRCSALLQVIFSPLEEEVKAGIYSKPGGYRLFIQKLQDLEKKYYEEPRKGIQAEEILQTYLKSKESVTNAILQTDQILTEKEKEIEVERVKAESAQASAEMVEEMQIKYQQMMEEKEKSYQEHVKQLTEKMERERAQLLEEQEKTLTSKLQEQARVLKERCQGESTQLQNEIQKLQKTLKKKTKRYMSHKLKI, encoded by the exons ATGGCTCCAGAGATCCACATGACAGGCCCAATGTGCCTCATTGAGAACACTAACGGGGAACTGGTGGCGAATCCAGAAGCTCTGAAGATCCTGTCTGCCATTACAcagcctgtggtggtggtggcaattGTGGGCCTCTACCGCACAGGAAAATCCTACCTGATGAACAAGCTGGCTGGGAAGAATAAGG GCTTCTCTCTGGGCTCCACAGTGAAATCTCACACCAAAGGAATCTGGATGTGGTGTGTGCCTCACCCCAAGAAGCCAGAACACACCTTAGTCCTGCTTGACACTGAGGGCCTGGGAGATGTAAAGAAG GGTGACAACCAGAATGACTCCTGGATCTTCGCCCTGGCCGTCCTCCTGAGCAGCACCTTCGTGTACAATAGCATGGGAACCATCAACCAGCAGGCTATGGACCAACTGTA CTATGTGACAGAGCTGACACATCGAATCCGATCAAAATCCTCACCTAATGAGAATGAGAATGAGGATTCAGCTGACTTTGTGAGCTTCTTCCCAGACTTTGTGTGGACACTGAGAGATTTCTCCCTGGACTTGGAAGCAGATGGACAACCCCTCACACCAGATGAGTACCTGGAGTATTCCCTGAAGCTAACACAAG GTACcagtgaaaaagataaaaattttaatctgCCCCGACTCTGTATCCGGAAGTTCTTcccaaagaaaaaatgttttgtctTCGATCTGCCCATTCACCGCAGGAAGCTTGCCCAGCTTGAGAAACTACAAGATGAAGAGCTGGACCCTGAATTTGTGCAACAAGTAGCAGACTTCTGTTCCTACATCTTTAGCAATTCCAAAACTAAAACTCTTTCAGGAGGCATCAAGGTCAATGGGCCTC GTCTAGAGAGCCTAGTGCTGACCTATATCGATGCTATCAGCAGAGGGGATCTGCCCTGCATGGAGAACGCAGTCCTGGCCTTGGCCCAGATAGAGAACTCAGCCGCAGTGCAAAAGGCTATTGTCCACTATGACCAGCAGATGGGCCAGAAGGTGCAGCTGCCCGCAGAAACCCTCCAGGAGCTGCTGGACCTGCACAGGGTTAGTGAGAGGGAGGCCACTGAAGTCTTTATGAAGAACTCTTTCAAGGATGTGGACCAtctgtttcaaaagaaattaGCA GCCCAGCTAGACAAAAAGTGGGATGACTTTTGTAAACAGAATCAAGAAGCATCATCAGATCGTTGCTCAGCTTTACTTCAGGTCATTTTCAGTCCTCTAGAAGAAGAAGTGAAGGCGGGAATTTATTCGAAACCAGGGGGCTATCGTCTCTTTATTCAGAAGCTACAAGACCTGGAGAAAAAGTACTATGAGGAACCAAGGAAGGGGATACAG GCTGAAGAGATTCTGCAGACATACTTGAAATCCAAGGAGTCTGTGACCAATGCAATTCTACAGACAGACCAGATtctcacagaaaaggaaaaggagattgAAG TGGAACGTGTAAAAGCTGAATCTGCACAGGCTTCAGCAGAAATGGTggaggaaatgcaaataaagtatCAGCAGATgatggaagagaaagagaagagttaTCAAGAACATGTGAAACAATTGACTGAGaagatggagagggagagggcccAGTTGCTGGAAGAGCAAGAGAAGACCCTCACTAGTAAACTTCAG GAACAGGCCCGAGTACTAAAGGAGAGATGCCAAGGTGAAAGTACCCAACTTCAAAATGAGATACAAAAGCTACAgaagaccctgaaaaaaaaaaccaagagatATATGTCGCATAAGCTAAAGATCTAA